A window from Candidatus Delongbacteria bacterium encodes these proteins:
- a CDS encoding ATP-binding protein, with protein sequence MGLPPVVQHHPAGQDFSDICLSTTHDVNQNLFVGNDDGVLEFDGQTWRRLQTPGRTQIRSVLALPDGRLAYGGTNEFGWLERSAGDWQPRHLSDSLRDRAPHFRDVRSIHHLSHGLYFQSKELLARWQGGQLQTFTPPQELGGAAALGDTLFVQLADRGLCRLNPARVPEGALQIPETALEPVLGPELFAQGNRMVCLLPLDGGRLLLGTRFRGLYLLERGRVTALPELSARIQALDLFHGLRLRDGRLALATLQGGVFLLDPQLRVQQVLDERTGLSSPMAVHLSQDAGGNLWVASTDGVAEVALELPFSQYMGANGLPGQPQCLTLHEGWVHVGTTQGLFRMREGRDAASERFVRVGRVSGICWHLLSTRHGLLATLGGQLAWVREAGDRVLLGGQPSLLFQDPEQADRVWVGVEGRLRPLLWEAGAWRVGEPIPGVMGDITSMERRVPGEYWLGSSDTGLWRIRLRQGRWDVLNLGVAQGLEPGAVQVRSFRDQLLVVSGTRVLEPDSAGRLGEPGGFAPPAGWNLGANCRISRGLDGSSWVLFQQGLAVAPAGKGLPVWDTSTYGSAGRRPRNVLVTRDGIWVQTEQRLLHYHPDQLKAAGHELPPLQLRSLELGGVQWAGTAGGLRPGGGVRGVAPLVLGVACAHLGLDGPAQYSFLVEGLDEEWTPWTLSGTRRLDYLPPGRYTLRVRVQAGSHPVQETELGGIHVPAPWYKWLWLQTLALGALLGLSWLLARRRAQRLKGMNAALQAEVQERRRAEGALRVSESRYRGLFENALDAIFVMDSQRFLEGNPAAARLFGLAPEEMAGLGPEMLSPPQQPDGRDSREKAQELIQRALAGEALSFEWIHLRSSGQPFLVEVTLSLLHGGSEPLLLAILRDVSERHQLESQLRQSQKMEAVGRLAGGVAHDFNNILVVILGQCDLLLMSLDSHDPVRDELQQVRDAAQRAAQLTRQLLIFSRRSTLHPQRVSLNGILADLEKMLRRVIGEDIRIRLDLAPDLQRVNLDTGQMDQVILNLVVNARDAMPGGGELVIRTRNVVPGALLARETGLPEGAPHVLLSISDTGHGMSSEVQAHIFEPFFTTKEAGQGTGLGLATVYGIVTQSGGLIRVQSELGQGTSFHIYLPAVLGESLAGRDGEPRELSGPGGTERLLLVEDEAAVREVLLRTLRNSGYEVSTAANGREALALLEQGLDPQLILSDVVMPELGGFELVRQVRDQGLLQPVILMTGYTDRGLDLELMDGQNVSLLSKPFGPGVLLREVRSRLDGPRSESTV encoded by the coding sequence GTGGGTTTGCCGCCCGTGGTGCAGCACCATCCCGCCGGGCAGGATTTCTCCGACATCTGCCTCTCCACCACCCACGACGTCAACCAGAACCTGTTCGTGGGCAACGACGACGGGGTGCTGGAGTTCGACGGCCAGACCTGGCGCCGCCTGCAGACCCCCGGCCGGACCCAAATCCGCAGCGTGCTGGCTCTGCCTGACGGCCGCTTGGCCTACGGCGGGACCAACGAGTTCGGCTGGCTGGAGCGCTCCGCCGGAGACTGGCAGCCCCGCCACTTGTCGGATTCCCTGCGTGACCGGGCGCCGCACTTCCGCGACGTGCGCTCCATCCATCACCTGAGCCACGGCCTCTACTTCCAGAGCAAGGAGCTGCTGGCCCGCTGGCAGGGAGGCCAGCTGCAGACCTTCACGCCTCCCCAGGAACTGGGCGGGGCCGCCGCGCTGGGGGACACGCTGTTCGTGCAGTTGGCCGACCGCGGTCTGTGTCGGCTGAACCCCGCCCGGGTGCCGGAGGGGGCGCTGCAGATTCCCGAGACGGCCCTGGAGCCCGTGCTCGGTCCCGAACTCTTCGCCCAGGGCAACCGGATGGTCTGCCTGCTGCCGCTGGACGGCGGCCGCCTGCTGCTGGGCACCCGCTTCCGGGGACTCTACCTGCTGGAGCGGGGGCGGGTGACGGCGCTGCCCGAACTGAGCGCGCGGATCCAGGCCCTCGATCTGTTTCACGGCCTGCGGCTGCGCGACGGTCGGCTGGCCCTGGCCACCCTGCAGGGCGGCGTGTTCCTGCTGGATCCGCAGCTGCGCGTGCAGCAGGTGCTGGACGAGCGCACCGGGCTGTCGAGCCCCATGGCCGTCCACCTGAGCCAGGACGCCGGCGGAAATCTCTGGGTGGCGAGCACCGACGGCGTGGCGGAAGTGGCCCTGGAACTGCCCTTCAGCCAGTACATGGGCGCCAACGGACTGCCGGGGCAGCCCCAATGCCTGACGCTGCACGAGGGCTGGGTCCACGTGGGCACCACCCAGGGCCTCTTCAGGATGCGGGAAGGCCGGGACGCGGCGAGCGAGCGCTTCGTGCGGGTGGGTCGGGTGAGCGGCATCTGCTGGCACCTGCTCTCCACCCGGCACGGCCTGCTGGCCACCCTGGGCGGGCAGCTGGCCTGGGTGCGGGAAGCAGGAGACCGCGTCCTGCTGGGCGGGCAGCCCTCCCTGCTGTTCCAGGATCCGGAGCAGGCCGACCGGGTCTGGGTGGGCGTGGAGGGCCGGCTGCGGCCGCTGCTCTGGGAGGCGGGCGCCTGGCGGGTGGGGGAACCGATCCCGGGGGTGATGGGCGACATCACCAGCATGGAGCGGCGCGTGCCGGGCGAGTATTGGCTGGGCAGCTCGGACACGGGATTGTGGCGGATCCGCCTGCGCCAGGGTCGCTGGGACGTGCTGAACTTGGGCGTGGCCCAGGGCCTCGAACCCGGCGCCGTGCAGGTGCGGAGCTTTCGCGACCAGCTGCTCGTCGTCAGCGGCACGCGGGTCCTGGAGCCGGATTCCGCCGGTCGGTTGGGCGAGCCCGGCGGGTTCGCGCCGCCCGCCGGCTGGAACCTGGGGGCCAATTGCCGGATCAGCCGCGGGCTCGACGGAAGCAGCTGGGTCCTGTTCCAGCAGGGACTGGCCGTGGCGCCGGCCGGGAAGGGCCTTCCCGTCTGGGACACCTCCACCTACGGCTCGGCCGGACGCCGGCCGCGCAACGTGCTGGTCACGCGGGACGGGATCTGGGTGCAGACCGAACAGCGCCTGCTGCACTATCACCCGGATCAGCTGAAGGCTGCCGGACATGAGTTGCCGCCCCTGCAGCTGCGGAGTCTGGAGCTGGGCGGCGTCCAGTGGGCGGGTACGGCGGGCGGTCTGCGGCCGGGCGGCGGGGTCCGTGGCGTCGCGCCTTTGGTGCTCGGCGTGGCCTGCGCCCACCTCGGCCTGGACGGCCCCGCCCAGTACTCGTTCCTTGTCGAGGGGCTGGACGAGGAGTGGACGCCCTGGACCCTGTCCGGCACCCGCCGGCTGGACTATCTGCCGCCGGGCCGCTACACGCTGCGCGTGCGCGTCCAGGCGGGCAGCCATCCGGTCCAGGAGACGGAGTTGGGCGGCATCCACGTGCCCGCCCCGTGGTACAAGTGGCTCTGGCTGCAGACGCTGGCCCTGGGCGCACTGCTGGGGCTGAGCTGGCTGCTGGCGCGCCGCCGGGCCCAGCGGCTCAAGGGGATGAATGCCGCCCTGCAGGCGGAGGTCCAGGAGCGCCGGCGGGCGGAGGGTGCGCTGCGCGTCTCGGAGTCCCGCTACCGCGGCCTGTTCGAGAACGCCCTGGACGCCATCTTCGTGATGGACTCCCAGCGCTTCCTGGAGGGGAATCCGGCGGCGGCCCGCTTGTTCGGTCTCGCGCCGGAAGAGATGGCCGGACTGGGGCCGGAGATGCTCTCCCCGCCCCAGCAGCCCGACGGGCGCGACTCCCGGGAGAAGGCCCAGGAACTGATCCAGCGCGCGCTGGCCGGCGAGGCGCTCTCCTTCGAGTGGATCCACCTGCGGTCCAGCGGACAGCCCTTCCTGGTGGAAGTGACCTTAAGCCTCCTGCACGGAGGCAGTGAGCCCCTGCTGCTGGCCATCCTGCGCGACGTCAGCGAGCGTCACCAGCTGGAGAGCCAGTTGCGCCAATCGCAAAAGATGGAGGCCGTGGGCCGGCTGGCCGGCGGCGTGGCCCACGACTTCAACAACATCCTCGTGGTGATCCTGGGCCAGTGCGACCTGCTGCTCATGAGCCTGGACTCCCACGACCCGGTGCGCGACGAGCTGCAGCAGGTGCGCGACGCGGCCCAGCGGGCGGCTCAGCTGACGCGCCAGCTGCTGATCTTCAGCCGGCGCTCGACGCTGCATCCCCAGCGCGTCTCGCTCAACGGCATCCTGGCCGACCTGGAGAAGATGCTGCGCCGCGTGATCGGCGAGGACATCCGGATCCGGCTGGATCTGGCGCCGGACCTGCAGCGCGTGAACTTGGACACGGGCCAGATGGACCAGGTGATCCTCAACCTGGTGGTCAACGCCCGCGACGCCATGCCGGGCGGCGGCGAGCTGGTCATCCGCACGCGCAACGTGGTGCCGGGGGCCCTGCTGGCCCGGGAGACGGGCCTGCCCGAGGGTGCGCCCCACGTGCTGCTGAGCATCTCCGACACGGGCCACGGCATGAGCAGCGAGGTGCAGGCGCACATCTTCGAACCCTTCTTCACCACCAAGGAAGCCGGCCAGGGCACCGGCCTGGGGCTGGCCACGGTCTACGGGATCGTCACGCAGAGCGGAGGCCTGATCCGGGTGCAGAGCGAGTTGGGCCAGGGCACCAGTTTCCACATCTACCTGCCCGCGGTCCTGGGGGAGAGCCTGGCCGGCCGGGACGGCGAACCGCGCGAACTCTCCGGCCCGGGCGGAACCGAGCGTCTGTTGTTGGTGGAGGACGAGGCCGCCGTGCGCGAGGTGCTGCTGCGGACGCTGCGGAATAGCGGCTACGAGGTGAGCACGGCGGCCAACGGCCGCGAGGCCCTCGCCCTGCTGGAACAGGGCCTGGATCCGCAGCTCATCCTGAGCGACGTGGTGATGCCCGAACTGGGCGGCTTCGAGCTGGTGCGCCAGGTGCGCGACCAGGGCCTGCTGCAGCCCGTCATCCTGATGACCGGCTACACGGACCGCGGCCTGGACCTGGAACTGATGGACGGCCAGAACGTGAGCCTGCTCTCCAAGCCCTTCGGACCCGGCGTCCTGCTGCGCGAAGTGCGGTCCCGGCTGGACGGCCCCCGCTCGGAATCCACGGTCTGA